Sequence from the Terriglobia bacterium genome:
CACGGGGATTTTACTCACGAGTACGTTATCGATAAATGGCCTGCGTGGGCGAAACCATTTGTCATCGGCAGTGTTGGCGCCACTAGAGTGAGCGGTAACGCAAACACGAGTTTCACACGCTTTTCTTTCGGGATCGGTGGCGGTGTAAAGCTATTCGCTGGGAAGCATCTGGGAGTTCGAGTGCAGGCGCAGTGGCCTGCCAATAGTATTGGACCCTCACGCTACGGTTTTTTGCGGTGGAGGATGCGTCGTTCACGTAGGCGGCACTCTCGGCTCTCAAGGCGAGATGGTGGTGGGACCGCTATTTCGATTCTAAAAGCGCAGCTCTTCGAGAATCTTTTCAGAGTTCGTTAGAGCAATGGTGAGCCAAACGCAGGCTCGCCATTCCAGAACAAACGATGCCGTGAAAGTCACGTTTTGTCACCACGGGGGGTAGCATCTTGGCGGACTAGGAGTTTTGCCAATGGTAGGCACATCATTTGACGGCTATTTTGATCGAAGAGTCACAAACAACGAGGCGAACGAAGATGTATCCGAACGTGAAGTGTCTTGTCAAAACCGCAACGTTGTGCCTGCTGTTGCTGGTTGGAGCCAGTACCATTCAGGCGCAAAAGCGAATCACGATCCAGGCAAATGCAAGAGGGACGAGCACCCAAATGGGTCAGATGGTCTCAGTAAGAATCATCATCGAGTCGTTCTCAACGGCTGAAGACCAGAGATTACTCATTGAGGGTTTTAAGAAGAACCGTACGGAAGGCATGCGGAGCGCTCTTGAGAAGATGAAACCGAAGGGCCGTATCTCGCCCGAACGCTCTGTGGGCAATGACGTGAAATATATTCGAGAACTTCCTGCCGAGAAGGGACAGCGGCGTTTCCGACTCGTTACGGACCGAAATCTTGCATTCGCGGAATTGTATGGGGGTACGCGCTCTAGAGATTACAGCGTCGGTGCGCTTGAACTAACAATTAGTGCTGACGGCAAAAGCGGATCCGGGACTGTGCTTCCGGCGTGCCTCTTGAGCCTAAACAAGGAAACCAACGAGATTGAGATAGAGACATACCAGAACCCGTGGCAGCTGGTTAATTTTATCGTCCATTTCGAGGAGTAGCACGGTAAACAGGAGACATTAGGGTCCCCACTGTTTGTGCCCCTGGTTTTTATCTGTCAGGGTGTTCCTTTCCTTCTTAGATTACATTCCTACGGCGCGATCTCCTGCACGTCAGCGAGGATAGAGGAAAGTTGCCGCCAGGCGAAACCGCCAGCTTGGAGCGCCTGACGGGCGGGCAACATAAGGGCCGGCCGCCATCGATAATTTCACCGGGCGTTTACCTAGCATCGTGACCTTACTCACGTTGAACAGCAATGGCGCAGACCAAACTTCCTCCGCCTTCCAGTTTGCCGAGGCCTCCATGCTGGCCCCAATGGATAGTCCCTTCCCCAAGTTGTAATGCATAAACGGCTGCAGGTACATCGCATTGACGGAGGGGCGATCCTTCGCTCCGCTGGCCGACCAGAGCTGGTTGCCGAGTAGGCCCAACGTCCACTTGCCGGGCTGGGTCAGGACAACCATCGAGGGACCCAGGGAGAATTTCTCGGTTCCGAGAGCCTGGTTGGTGGCAGTAGGCAGCAGCAAGGCCGGCCCAACTCCCCAGATAATGCGCCCCGCCTTCGATGGCGCGAAAAATATCGTGGCAAGCGTGTCGTCCAAACCGCTGTAGCGTGTACTCCCGTCTGGAGCGGGTTGAGAGCTTAACGGCATGATCACACGAAGAACGATATTCGTGCTCGAGTTGATTGGAAAGGGGACGACCGGCTGAAAGTTGAGCAGTTCGCCGGTGGCCTTCCGCTCACCTATACCGAAGTCCGAATTGGCCTCGAACGGAACACTGATCAAGCTCGCAATCGGGTTTTGCGTTTGTTTCGCCAGTTCACTGGCAGATGGTTCGCTGGCCGGCGGCTGACCTCCGGGAGCCGCGCCAGTTGCAGACTGTGCGGCGCCGCTGTTCGAAAGAAACACCACTATAGCCATCGCAGTTAGGAAGTTCATGATTCTGGGCCAAAGAGACTTCATGACTTAGTTCCCCTTTCCTCTTCTAAAAGCGATAACTCAGCCGCACCAGCGTAACGGTGATAAGCATCGTCAACAAAAGCAGAGGCGTCCCGATCTTGACGTAATCCCAAAATGAATAGCCGCCAGGTTCCATGACCAGCAAATTCCAGGTGGACGACACAAGAGGGCGCACCCGAGCCGAAACTGAGCTGAAGAAAACCTTACTGTATGAGTGGTATTTCATTTGCCAGTTGCAAATTGATTAGTAAGGTCAAACGGTTCTCAATCTGGTAGAACTTCGCTGCTCTCTTGCCGCCTACCGCTGCCTCAAATTTCGGCAAATACTTCTGCTTCAAGGAGACGAGTTCGTCGTCGATGCTCATCATTCCTGCCGTCAAGTCATGAGCCTTCGCCGAATCAAGGTTCTCCATTGCACGGGCGTATTCGTGGATGATGTCCAGGCGTTTTGCGTTAATAGCGTTCTGCTCATTCGCATACTCTCGATAGACAGGCCAAAATGCGTCTGCTTCTGGTTTAGTTAGTTCCATTGAAGCGGAAATAACATCCACTTTGCTTCGAGTAAGATCCTGTCGAAGTGAGGCGATATCGTTTTCGGTCAGGGGCTTCGCGCTAACTTCAGCTGTTTGACTGAATGAACTAGCCGCGCTCAACAGAACGATCACGACACAGACGAGCCCTGCTATTGTCGATTTCATTTCTTTTCTCCGGCCTGCTGATTATTTCGAACTAGGTGGATAGTTCTTGAGCATCTTTGCAACGGCCTTCTTCAGATTCTTCTCCTGTTTTTCCGGCTTGGCCTTCGCGTCGAGTGTCTTGCTCGCACTGCTACGCCACACCATTGCTTTGGCCGCGCGATCGTACATAACCAGGTCGATCTGTCCGATCTGTACTGTACTGGTGCTGCCGTAGGTAGTGGAGCTACCCGTGCCACCGTACCACCGGCCACCCCATCCCGGTCCGTAACCCCAGTCCGTGCTGTACGAGGTGAACTGTTTTTCCTGGCTGATAGCAGCTTCGTACCCGATATAGAGATCCGCATCATCACTGTCCGATTTCTGCAGACCTTTCGTTAGTAACTCTGCATCGACAGCCTGTTTCAGCTGCCGGTCAGCCATATCGTTCAGTTGATCAGCACCTTTGATTTGTACCCACTTGTATGTTTTGAACTTTGAGAAGTCCGTGTTCTTGTCGAAGTTGTAACGGACATCCTGCGCGAGAACCGAACCAACAGCGAAGGCGAAGAAGGCAATCGCCATGATACGTGTCGTCAGCTTCATTTCTTTGCTCCTGATCTGCTTCGCAGAGATTGCTGTGCGAACGCAGTACGCGTTCGCTTCCGGCCGTATGCTGTATGGAGAAGGGAGTAGAGGCTACTGCGAAAAATACCAGCGCATCCGGCGAGAATCTCCTAACGCCGTTCGGCTGTCGCGGTTGAAACCTCGCTGGGGAGTGTTCTGCCGATAAGCTCGGATGCGGTTCCTGCGGCTACAGCGAAGAGACCGGATCAACAGACGCTTACGCCCCCAGGAGCGCTGTTCTTTTATTTGCAGGACGGCTGCAATTACTACCAGTTCCGTAGACAGTATCCACCAGCTATGTTCATCGCGAAAGCCTCCGAGGAGGAAGAAGAGAGGACACATATGCATCTATTCAAAGCGGCACTCGCGATGTTTGCATTTACGGCGGTGGCGATGGTTGCCGTCGCCCAAGAGGAATACCCAAAGGCTGAAGTGGCCCTTGGATATTCGCTGGTTCGATATTCAACAACTGGACCTCTTGAGCAATTCACCGCCAACGGCGGCAGCACAAGCATCGCATACAACTTCAACCGAAAGATCGGCCTCGTTGCCGATTTGGGCGGTTACAACAACAACAACATTCGTGGCTACGACGTGGACAACACAATGTTTACGTATCTGTTTGGTCCACGGTTCACGGCTCGAGGCGAGCATGTGAACATCTTTGGCCACGCCATGTTTGGTGGCGCTCACATTTCAGGTAGCGCGGGACCGCTGCTCGTTCCTGGTGGTGGATCGACCACCTCGTTTGAGGAAGCAAACAACTCAGCAGCATTTCTGATTGGCGGCGGATTCGACGTGCACCTCAGCAAGCACATCGCGCTCCGACCCGCCCAGTTGGACTATTTGCTAATTCGTTTCAATCCCACAGTTCAGGGCGTCGAGTTGAGCTCGACACAGAACAACCTACGCTTCTCTGCTCAGCTAGTGTTCAAGTTCGGACACTAAGGTACGACGTACGCCTTTCTCGGAGTGCGTCGATAGCCGCGGTCGGGGAGCGCCGCCAATTTGGCTCCCCGACTTTATGCAGTTCGTCCCCTGAGAGGAACCACAACATCGCAGAATCACCCCGTTCCTGCGATGTTTGCAATCGTTTCTATTCAGTTATATCGGAAATGAACACTTGGTGGTTCGCGACCGCATGAAGCGCCGGAATTAGATCCGATCGGAGACGGCGCTTGATTACATAGGCGGTACCTCCAGCTTCGAAGCTCGCCTTTACAAATTCTTCATCTTCGTAAACAGTCAGGAACAAGATCTGAGCAGTGGACCCGCCCTCTCGCAACATCCTGGCTACATCGAAACCGTTGGAATCTCCAAGTGACACGTCGAGAATGATGACATCGGGCTTTACGGTTTCATTGTGTTGCAGGACGGACTTGCCATCGGCGAAGAGCCCAACGATAGAGAACTCGTCGCCCAACAGATCAGAAACCATCTCGAGAATCTCGGGATTGTCGTCGGCAAGGGCGAGCCTTAACTGTTTCACGGGGAACCTCTCAGCGTACCGAGCTTCAAGTCGTGAGCGCATATTGCTCTTGATGACGATGAATTGCTACTAGGAAATGAACGTTCTTTCTTTTCAATAATTGCCAGAGAGCACAGGTAGAAATTCAAAATCGGTCGCAAAACTAAGTTGCCAAAACAAAGCGATCACCAGTGAAAAGAGACGACCCCCGAGCACCAGGAGAGGTTCGTGTCGGGGGTCGGGCAGGAGGCTGCGTCTCAGGCTATCGGTGTAAAGCGCCCACTGTTCTGATCAAACTATACTTCTTGCCGTTCTCGTTCTGAACTATCAAAAATACCCGTTAAGAACTGATTTATTCCTGATATGCAGTGACGCGCGGTTTCCTCTCGACTATTCAACCAAATGATGTTCGATAGCATACCGGAGCAATTCGGCATTTGTCCGAAGCCCAAGAGATTCCATGGTCTTGTACTTGTGGAACGCAACCGTACCAGTCCTGATTGACAGAATGCTGGCAACCTCCTTCATGGACTTACCTTCGGCAAGTAGCTGAAGGATTTCACGCTGCCGCCTTGTAATGCGTTTTTCGGGCGTGGAAGTGTCACCACTCCGCAATAGAAAGTCGACGGTGTCCTTGACGATGAGAGGAGTGATATACGAACCGTTCCGGAGCACTGCTCTGACGGCTCGCACAAGCTCTTCCGACGCAGACTGCTTCAAGACATATCCTGACGCTCCGCGACGAAAGGCTTCTGCACAAACGTCTGGTTCTGCATGAAAGCTCAAATACACAATTTTAACGTTGCGCATCATGTGCTTCAGTTGTTCGCCTGCATCCAGACCGTTCAAGCCGGGCATAGCGATGTCGAGGATTACGACATCAGGCCGAAGCTGGGCCGCGGCCTGTAACAACGCCCGTCCATCGTTGGCCGTTCCAACAACTTCGAACTCCGGTTCGAGAAAACTTTTACAGGCTTGCGCAACAAGAATGTGGTCATCGGCGATTAAAATTCTGGAGCGATGGTGGTGTTCCATAATCTGCCCTTTCAAAGGACGCATGGACTAGCGAGAAGATCCCTCGCCGAATGAACGAGAAGAAACACATGGGGTCAGGCCTGCAAATCTAATTCCGGGGGAAGACGGATACATCAGTCAACGTGGGTGACAGGATCTCGAAGCGTAGCAAAGGTACTTAAGAGATCCTTTCTAGTCAGTGATATAGATCACGTTGCTTCTGTTCGCTATTTACCACGTCCCCATACGTAGCACTAGTCCACTGGTCCACTGCAAACTGTTGCGATAGTCGACGCCATTGATGGGTGAGAGCCAATTCCTGCCATAGTTCACATCAATGATCCGTACCGAGAGTGCGCTATTGATGTTATACCCAATCCCGGCTCCGGCCTTAATCGCAACGCTGTTTTCCTCCCAAATCATTGAGTACAGGTCATGAGGAGGCGCTTTCTTTTTCGATTTATAGATGACTTGCAGCTCCGCTTTTGCTGCGTCATTCACTAGTTCTTGAGTTACATGTGTGCCGCCGATCAGTAAATGCATGTATGGCTTCCACTTGCTATCAACTGTCCCAGTCCAGCGTGAACCGATAGAGTAATCGAGTAGGTCGCCGCTGCGGGGGTAGTCCAAACCATTTACCTTGCATCCGGCGACTTCACCAAGGATCTGCCAGTGGGCATCGATCCGGAATGCGGCCGTGCCGGATGCACCAGAACAACCAGACGGCAAGGAACTGTCCAGGAACGCGCGGTAGTCTGCGGTGACTGCGAATTCGAACGGAGCATTCCCTCTAATTTCACTGTTGGTGGTGGTTCGTGTCTCAGGTTGTGGACGCATGCTCAGCGTTTCATGTCGACGAAATACGCCAGGTCGGTCGTCGCGATGCCATGGAACATTGCCGCTCATTACATTCGCGAAGCTCCGCGAAGGGTTGAGCCCACTGCGCAAGAGCAGGCGAAGCCAGCTGTTGTGCAGTTTTGTTTCAGCACGCTGGATTAACTCACGGTCCAGGTAATCCTCGGCAATTGTCCATCCAGTTCCAATCGTCGGTGTTATGACCTGGTCTACAAATCCGACTTGTGGATACTCCTGCTGAATGTGGCCGATAGAGGCCTCGCTGAGAGGCCCTATTTCGAACTGCACACTGTATACATACGAGAATGCCAGGCTGCGGAGCTTGGATTTCCAGTACCTTCGGTTCTTGCCAAACTCGACATCCCGGTAGCCACGGTCGTTGTGTTGCCAGATGTAACCTGCTATCGCACCCTGCATCGGATGTCCGATGTAATTGACGTAAAAAGGATCGCCATCCGACCAACCGTGGAGACTTCCGACAGAATCACGATATCCTGCGAAAAAAGGTTCGTTGACAATTCGATCGCGCGTACCCTGTTCGGTGATGCAGCGAAAGGCGTGTTCAACAGCAAGGAATCGCATCGAGTCTTCTATTAGTGCCATCCATGCGACTCCAGTTGAGTGCGATTGCGCTGAGTTGGTCACCAAGACCAGCGAGGAATCGAGTTCTGTTTTTGCGACGGTGACTGGCGTTCGTTCCTTTGCACTTGTATCTTCCAAATCCATCAGTTGGAGGTTTTGCGCGAATGTGACGCTTGGACTTAGATGAATCACCAGTGCAACTAGGAGGAATAGGAGGGCCTGCCCACACTGTGCAAGAGCGTAACGGCTCCGATTGATGCGCCTGAATGATTCCAAGAAACCCGACCCCAATAAAGGAATTCGAGCATGTGAGCACTGCAAACCGACACAGGCCCTCAACGAAAGGTAGGATATGAGTTGTTGTGCAACAACTAGAAGAACCTTTGGTAGGACGTGAAGAATGTCCGAGTTTTGGTGATCCAGTCCTGAATACACGGTTTCACTTGGAAAACTTGATTCTGCATTGCCACAGCGTAGTGTCGCTGTGGAATTGATCATAGAGTTATCCAATAACCGACATTAAGGCATAACCGTGAGGGTTGTTGAGTCAGTGATGGTGCCCGACGTTATTTTGATGATTGCGGTGCCGACCGTTTTTGCGGTCGCCAGTCCAGTCGAACTGACCGTGGCGACCACAGTATTCGAGGAAGTCCACGACACAGAATTGGTAATGTCCCGTTCGGATCCATCGCCGAACGTTGCGATGGCGGCGAATTGCTGGGTGGTTGTTTGGGCCAGGCTGACAGAGGGATTGATTGGAGTAATTCTAAGTGCGACCAAGGGCGACTCGTTTATTGTTACCGTTGTTGAGCCAATTCCCACGTCGTAAGTTGCCGTCAGCGTGGCTGAGCCGGCAGAAATAGCCGTGCCAATACCAGTTTTATTGACGAGAAGAATGGACGTATTCGAAGAAGTCCAGACGCATTCGCTCAGAACCTTCGTTGCTCCATCTTCATACGTAGCAACGGCGTTGAACTGCAACACCGCTCCCGTGACCATGGATGGGCTGGGAGGGGTTACCGTAATCGATGTGATCTGCGGGCTAACGAAAAATCCTTCGCAGGAGCACATACCAGCGACGCATATTAGAACTATTACGCTTGTGAAGAAACGAGAGTTGACGTTCACGGCATACCCCCGCGTAGAAAGCACGAGAAGATTAGGCCTGCAGCGGGTGCAGCAGTAACTAGCAAAAATAGGAGGCTGCCACAGAAACGATCGGAGGGGAACTCACGTTCAGTGGAATGAGGGTCTTCTCTGGGTTGTGAAACAAACGAAAATAGGTTCGTTGGCGCCTTGAGAGTACTGAAAGTTTTGCCAGTTTCCAGAGAGTGCAATGCTTCTTATTATCCCAGCGACTCTCAGCCAGTCGAGAGGTGCCACTTGTTTGGAACTGCGAGCGCGGAAAAGAAGAACCGATTTACGATTGCGCGCTTGTGGATTATCCCCCTGAGTGTGGTCCTCATTCAGTGCGCGTGTACTTCGAAGCCAAGTTCACGCGATCGATCTGAGCCAGACCACAAGCCAGCCAAAACGGGGCCAGCAACCTCTACGCCAGCGGTCCCGAGTGGAACGTCACCCTCCACAACGCAGCCTGCTTCTTCAGGATCACAAATCAGCGGTAGTAAGGCAGGGAGCGATTTCGATCAGATCGCGAGAGAGGCCGAGATAGAGGATGCGAAGAAGCTCCGGAAAGCCCTCGAACCGATCGTGCTACCGGTTGGAACCACATTCTATATACATCTCGAAAATGAGGTTGGCTCGAAAATCAGCAAGTCGGGGGATGAGTTCAGCGGCACTCTAGGCGCACCAGTCGCTGTTCAGGGCAGAGTTGTGATTCCTGCAGGGACGATTGTCGGGGGCAGGGTTGTCAAGGCGAAGCCGGCGGGGAGATTCAAAGGTGGTGCGATTCTGGCGCTTGAACTCAGATCGGTGGTTGTGAATGGTAAGAAGGTTCTGATGCACACTCAGATGGTTACTACAGAATCGAAGGGGAAAGGCAAGCGAACGGCTGGGATGATTGCAGGCGGCGGCGGGGGCGGTGCGGTAATTGGTGGCCTCGCTGGTGGAGGTAAAGGAGCTGCAGTTGGGGCTGCTGTGGGTGCATCGGCCGGGGCAACGACCGCCGCATTGACAGGGAAGCGCGACATTACGCTTCCAGCTGAGGCTCTTGTTGCTTTTCGGCTCAGTGATCCGATTGAACTCAAGCAGAATGTCACGGAGAAAGCAAAACCGTGAACCTGAACCTGCTTACTGTGATTCCTTCAGACCGCTTCCAAAGCTTTTGCCAGTGCATCTTGATCCAACGTTTCGCTTACATTGAGTCTGGAACTTCTGGGCCATCTTAGAAGTCGTATTGTCTGAAATGGAAGGAAAGCCTTCCGCGTACCGATGACGGAAATCGTAACCGACTAATCCTTGTTCTGCGGCTAACTTATGGAGCGTCGTCATAGACCTCGACTGCTTTTGGCTGATGATCACACCTTGATTGCCGAGGGTTGCAAGAGCTTTCTGGAACCCGAGTTCGAGGTTGTGGCAGTAGTGAATGATGGTCGCGCGATGTTGAAGGCGGCAACGGAATTAAAACCAGATGTAGTAATTCTGGATATTGCAATGCCGAATTTGAATGGGTTGGATGCTGGCGAACAGCTCAGAGGCGCATTACGAAATGTCAAAATCATCTACTTGACCATGCATATCGAACCCGAAGTCGCCGCAGAGGCGTTTCGGCGAGGGGCATCAGCGTATGTTCTCAAGAGTTCCGCGGCAGAGGAGCTCACCCTGGCGGTACGGTCGGTCTTGCGGGGAGAGTCCTACCTTACTCCCCTTATCACGAAAGATACGGTCACGTTCTTATTGCGAAGCGGTTCCTCCGGCATGCCCGAAAAACGAATCACCTCTCGGCAGTCGGAAGTATTGCAACTGCTGGCTGAGGGGAAGTCGATGAAAGAGATCGCAGATATCTTGCAATTGAAGCCAGGGACTGTCGCTTTCCACAAATACAAGATCATGGAAACACTAGGGCTGCGAACCAATGCTGAACTCCTTCGATACGCCATCGAGCACCACATGCTTGGCTGATGAGCAACTACCCATTCGGTATCATTCTCCCGCCAATTCGATCCACTTCGTATCCGCGCCCAAAAGCTTCTTAGGCCTAAGTCGAAGGAAACAGGGTCTTCCAGCCTTACTACTGATGGCACGTTGGCTGTTTTGTATTCTGATTATTCTCACGGAGCAATCACTATTCTCTCAAAACATTTCTGACGCTCTGGTTTCGAAGAAGGCAGACAAAATTGAGGAACCATCGGCGCGTGATCCACTCGGCAGAGACACACCGCGTGGGACGATTTTCGGGTTTGTTCGCTATTCACGTCGCGAAGATTACACAACAGCAGCGCAATACCTGCAGCCAACGTACGGGAAAGATCCTGAAGCGGTAGCGCGGGAGCTTCAGGAGCTGATGGATCTGAAGTTCAGGGGCAGATTGGAGTTTATCAGCGACAAGCCAGAAGGCAGTATTGACGATGGTCTTCCGCTGGATCGCGATCGCGTGGGCACGATCGAGTTTGCAGACCGGTCGGTGAACCTCATCCTTGTGCGTACCCAGGACAGCGCCAGCAAGAGGATGATATGGCTGATCTCTGAGGAGACGGTAGTAGAAGCACAATCGCTGTACACCGAGATACAGCCATCACCCCTGGTGCGATATTTGCCCGAGGTAACAACAACAAATTATTTCTTGTACATCTCAGCGGCACAGTGGATTGGTTGGTTGCTCTCTATTCCTGCCGCATATTTCCTGGCATGGTGTATTGTCCTTTTGCTTCGACTCTTGTATCGGGTAATTCCTGAGGACCGGCGAGCGAAAGGCCCCAAGTTCGCGAGCTTTAGATCTCCATTTCGCTTTATCTGTTTTGTGATTTTGCATGCCTACTTCGTTTACTTACTCAGGATCCCTCTCTTCTATCGCTGGTATTATCTGCGCTTCGTCCTGGCATTGTTTTTCGGCGGAGCGTTCTGGCTTGCAAGTAGAGGCGTAGAAGTCTTCTTCGGGCGGGCTGTCGGGAAGCTCGGTTCATGGGCCGTCGAGCGAGCGTCTATGCTCGTTTTAGTTAGTCGAATGATCCGAGTCGGTGTGTTTATATTGGCGGTGATTGCCATCGCGACAGTACTGGGATTCGATACAAAGGCAATGCTGGCAGGAGTTGGAATTGGCGGGCTGGCGATTGCATTAGCAGGACAAAAGACACTCGAGAACGTCATTGGCGGAGTGTCCTTACTTCTAGATCGTGCAGTTCACGTTGGAGACACCTGCAGAATCGGCGATAAACTTGGGAAAGTTGAAGACATTGGACTGCGGTCTTTGCGATTGCGAATGCTGGACCAAACCCTGGTGGTTGTGCCGAACGGGGTACTGGCCCAAGTGCAATTTGAAAATCTAACATCACGTACAAAGCTTCTTATACAGAACAGGTTTTCCGTCAGGAGCGAGACTCCTGTCGAAAAGCTACAAGCAATGCTGGACTCGTTACAGCATATGCTTGATCAGCTCGCGTACGTGGAGCGCTGCTCTTCGAG
This genomic interval carries:
- a CDS encoding mechanosensitive ion channel; protein product: MARWLFCILIILTEQSLFSQNISDALVSKKADKIEEPSARDPLGRDTPRGTIFGFVRYSRREDYTTAAQYLQPTYGKDPEAVARELQELMDLKFRGRLEFISDKPEGSIDDGLPLDRDRVGTIEFADRSVNLILVRTQDSASKRMIWLISEETVVEAQSLYTEIQPSPLVRYLPEVTTTNYFLYISAAQWIGWLLSIPAAYFLAWCIVLLLRLLYRVIPEDRRAKGPKFASFRSPFRFICFVILHAYFVYLLRIPLFYRWYYLRFVLALFFGGAFWLASRGVEVFFGRAVGKLGSWAVERASMLVLVSRMIRVGVFILAVIAIATVLGFDTKAMLAGVGIGGLAIALAGQKTLENVIGGVSLLLDRAVHVGDTCRIGDKLGKVEDIGLRSLRLRMLDQTLVVVPNGVLAQVQFENLTSRTKLLIQNRFSVRSETPVEKLQAMLDSLQHMLDQLAYVERCSSRIRIVRFAGAATEIELFAYILTTDWAKFTVLRQNVMIKALEIVEAEGIRLTGTTQLSYVEVASESHR
- a CDS encoding outer membrane beta-barrel protein → MHLFKAALAMFAFTAVAMVAVAQEEYPKAEVALGYSLVRYSTTGPLEQFTANGGSTSIAYNFNRKIGLVADLGGYNNNNIRGYDVDNTMFTYLFGPRFTARGEHVNIFGHAMFGGAHISGSAGPLLVPGGGSTTSFEEANNSAAFLIGGGFDVHLSKHIALRPAQLDYLLIRFNPTVQGVELSSTQNNLRFSAQLVFKFGH
- a CDS encoding Ig-like domain-containing protein: MCSCEGFFVSPQITSITVTPPSPSMVTGAVLQFNAVATYEDGATKVLSECVWTSSNTSILLVNKTGIGTAISAGSATLTATYDVGIGSTTVTINESPLVALRITPINPSVSLAQTTTQQFAAIATFGDGSERDITNSVSWTSSNTVVATVSSTGLATAKTVGTAIIKITSGTITDSTTLTVMP
- a CDS encoding response regulator transcription factor; amino-acid sequence: MRPLKGQIMEHHHRSRILIADDHILVAQACKSFLEPEFEVVGTANDGRALLQAAAQLRPDVVILDIAMPGLNGLDAGEQLKHMMRNVKIVYLSFHAEPDVCAEAFRRGASGYVLKQSASEELVRAVRAVLRNGSYITPLIVKDTVDFLLRSGDTSTPEKRITRRQREILQLLAEGKSMKEVASILSIRTGTVAFHKYKTMESLGLRTNAELLRYAIEHHLVE
- a CDS encoding response regulator transcription factor; its protein translation is MKQLRLALADDNPEILEMVSDLLGDEFSIVGLFADGKSVLQHNETVKPDVIILDVSLGDSNGFDVARMLREGGSTAQILFLTVYEDEEFVKASFEAGGTAYVIKRRLRSDLIPALHAVANHQVFISDITE
- a CDS encoding response regulator transcription factor, producing MADDHTLIAEGCKSFLEPEFEVVAVVNDGRAMLKAATELKPDVVILDIAMPNLNGLDAGEQLRGALRNVKIIYLTMHIEPEVAAEAFRRGASAYVLKSSAAEELTLAVRSVLRGESYLTPLITKDTVTFLLRSGSSGMPEKRITSRQSEVLQLLAEGKSMKEIADILQLKPGTVAFHKYKIMETLGLRTNAELLRYAIEHHMLG
- a CDS encoding DUF4136 domain-containing protein, which produces MKLTTRIMAIAFFAFAVGSVLAQDVRYNFDKNTDFSKFKTYKWVQIKGADQLNDMADRQLKQAVDAELLTKGLQKSDSDDADLYIGYEAAISQEKQFTSYSTDWGYGPGWGGRWYGGTGSSTTYGSTSTVQIGQIDLVMYDRAAKAMVWRSSASKTLDAKAKPEKQEKNLKKAVAKMLKNYPPSSK